From Yersinia hibernica, a single genomic window includes:
- a CDS encoding glycerol dehydrogenase, with protein sequence MLKVIQSPSKYIQGANALQSIGEFAKLLANNYFIIADDFVMKLTADAVGASLQANELENHFSRFNGECSRQEIERLTVELKKHHCNGVIGIGGGKTLDTAKAIAHYQHIPVIVVPTIASTDAPTSALSVIYTEQGEFAEYLIYPKNPDIVLMDTAIIAKAPVRLLIAGMGDALSTYFEAQACFDAKATSMAGGASTLAAVTLARLCYETLLAEGFKAKLAVEAGVVTEAVERIVEANTYLSGIGFESSGLAAAHAIHNGFTVLEECHHLYHGEKVAFGTLTQLVLQNSSMEEIETVLSFCQQLGLPITLAEMGVSQDIESKIRAVAEASCAEGETIHNMPFAVTADSVYAAIIVADRLGQAFLN encoded by the coding sequence ATGCTGAAAGTCATTCAATCTCCGTCTAAATATATTCAAGGTGCCAATGCATTACAGTCCATTGGTGAATTTGCTAAGTTACTGGCTAATAACTATTTTATTATTGCTGATGATTTTGTGATGAAGCTAACGGCGGATGCTGTTGGCGCGAGTTTACAAGCCAATGAGTTGGAAAATCATTTCAGCCGCTTTAACGGCGAATGTTCACGGCAGGAAATTGAGCGCCTCACGGTTGAGCTGAAAAAACATCATTGCAACGGAGTGATTGGTATTGGGGGAGGGAAAACTCTCGATACAGCAAAAGCAATTGCTCACTATCAACATATTCCCGTCATTGTGGTGCCGACCATTGCTTCTACCGATGCGCCAACCAGTGCATTATCAGTGATTTATACCGAACAGGGCGAATTTGCTGAATATCTTATTTACCCCAAAAACCCAGACATCGTCCTGATGGATACCGCGATTATTGCAAAAGCGCCGGTGCGTTTACTGATTGCCGGTATGGGGGATGCGCTCTCGACTTATTTTGAAGCACAGGCCTGTTTTGATGCCAAAGCCACCAGCATGGCCGGGGGCGCGTCAACATTAGCCGCAGTCACTTTGGCCCGTTTATGCTACGAAACCCTACTGGCGGAGGGTTTCAAAGCCAAGCTGGCAGTAGAAGCGGGGGTGGTCACTGAGGCCGTGGAACGTATTGTCGAAGCCAATACTTACTTAAGTGGTATTGGTTTTGAAAGTAGTGGTTTGGCGGCGGCACATGCTATTCATAATGGTTTCACCGTCTTGGAAGAGTGCCACCATCTGTATCATGGCGAGAAAGTGGCCTTCGGTACTCTGACTCAACTGGTATTACAAAACAGCAGTATGGAAGAGATAGAAACGGTGCTTTCATTCTGCCAACAACTCGGTTTACCCATCACATTAGCCGAAATGGGGGTGTCACAGGATATTGAAAGTAAGATTCGCGCGGTTGCTGAGGCCAGTTGTGCCGAGGGTGAAACCATTCACAATATGCCGTTTGCCGTCACAGCAGATAGCGTTTATGCCGCTATTATTGTGGCTGACCGTTTAGGCCAGGCTTTCCTCAATTAA
- the dhaK gene encoding dihydroxyacetone kinase subunit DhaK: MKKLINSVESVLQEQIQGLVAAHPELVLHQEPLFITRIDAPVRGKVALMSGGGSGHEPMHCGFIGAGMLDGACPGEIFTSPTPDQMYECGQAIDGGQGVLMLIKNYTGDILNFETAAELLHAEGTAVGTVVIDDDVAVKDSLYTAGRRGVANTVIIEKLLGAAAVRGDSLDECVALGQKINNQGHSIGIALAACTVPAAGKPSFTLAENEMEFGVGIHGEPGIERRPFTSLNDTVDAMFQTLIEHGSYQRTLRHWDRQAEDWRETRQSKQPLAKGDRVIALVNNLGATPLSELYGVWHRLAACCADFGLTIERKLIGSYCTSLDMQGMSITLLKVDDELLSLWDAPVNTPALRWGC; this comes from the coding sequence ATGAAAAAATTAATTAACAGCGTTGAGAGTGTATTACAGGAACAAATTCAGGGGTTGGTTGCGGCCCATCCTGAGCTGGTATTGCATCAGGAACCTCTTTTTATCACTCGGATAGATGCCCCGGTGAGGGGCAAAGTGGCCTTGATGTCTGGCGGTGGCAGTGGTCATGAACCTATGCACTGCGGTTTTATCGGCGCAGGTATGCTGGATGGTGCTTGCCCTGGTGAGATTTTCACCTCGCCGACCCCCGATCAAATGTATGAATGCGGCCAAGCCATTGATGGCGGGCAGGGCGTACTGATGCTAATCAAGAATTACACTGGCGATATTCTTAATTTTGAAACGGCGGCAGAGCTGTTACATGCCGAGGGAACCGCAGTTGGCACAGTAGTCATTGATGATGATGTGGCCGTCAAAGATAGCCTGTATACCGCCGGCCGGCGAGGGGTGGCCAATACGGTCATTATTGAAAAGTTACTCGGGGCTGCTGCGGTTCGTGGTGATTCATTGGATGAATGCGTGGCGCTCGGCCAAAAAATCAATAATCAGGGGCACTCTATCGGCATTGCTCTCGCCGCTTGTACTGTACCTGCGGCGGGTAAACCGTCCTTTACATTAGCTGAAAATGAGATGGAATTTGGGGTGGGCATCCATGGCGAACCCGGCATTGAACGGCGGCCATTTACCTCGTTGAATGACACCGTGGACGCCATGTTCCAAACCCTGATTGAACATGGTAGCTACCAGCGCACATTGCGCCATTGGGACAGACAAGCAGAGGATTGGCGTGAGACGCGCCAAAGCAAGCAGCCACTGGCGAAAGGTGATCGAGTCATTGCTCTGGTCAATAATTTGGGGGCGACGCCGCTATCAGAGCTTTATGGTGTCTGGCACCGTCTGGCTGCCTGTTGTGCCGATTTTGGTTTGACCATTGAGCGCAAACTGATTGGCTCTTATTGCACCTCATTGGATATGCAGGGCATGTCTATTACGTTGTTGAAGGTGGACGATGAGCTACTGTCTCTATGGGATGCACCAGTGAATACCCCGGCCCTTCGCTGGGGCTGCTGA
- the dhaL gene encoding dihydroxyacetone kinase subunit DhaL — translation MGLTKQQIVSWLQLCAEVFSEQRDFLTQLDTEIGDGDHGLNMNRGFNKVVEKLPSFADKDIGFILKNTGMTLLSSVGGASGPLFGTFFIRAAQSTNAKQSLDLPAVCQMFKDGVEGVVMRGKAEPGDKTMCDVWWAVVAQLEQANQQGVPLVDALQQTVERAQLALAGTITMQARKGRASYLGERSIGHQDPGATSVMLMMQALWQVASH, via the coding sequence ATGGGACTTACCAAACAACAGATTGTCAGTTGGTTGCAACTTTGTGCTGAGGTTTTCAGTGAACAACGGGATTTTCTGACACAGCTGGATACTGAAATCGGCGATGGTGACCACGGCCTGAATATGAATCGTGGTTTTAATAAAGTGGTCGAAAAATTACCCTCCTTTGCTGATAAAGATATTGGTTTCATTCTGAAAAATACCGGTATGACCCTGCTTTCAAGTGTTGGCGGCGCGAGTGGCCCTCTGTTCGGCACTTTCTTTATTCGCGCAGCACAAAGTACCAACGCCAAGCAGAGCCTGGATTTGCCCGCAGTCTGCCAGATGTTTAAAGATGGTGTTGAAGGGGTGGTGATGCGCGGCAAAGCTGAGCCGGGTGATAAAACCATGTGTGATGTTTGGTGGGCGGTGGTGGCACAACTTGAACAGGCCAACCAGCAAGGGGTGCCGCTGGTGGATGCATTACAGCAAACTGTTGAACGCGCCCAGCTTGCATTGGCTGGGACTATCACCATGCAGGCGCGCAAAGGCCGTGCCAGTTATCTTGGCGAGCGAAGCATTGGCCATCAAGACCCGGGGGCGACATCCGTGATGTTGATGATGCAGGCGCTGTGGCAGGTTGCTAGCCACTAA
- the dhaM gene encoding dihydroxyacetone kinase phosphoryl donor subunit DhaM, which translates to MVNLVVVSHSALLAQGVAELAQQMTQGGCQLAVAAGVDDLDHPIGTDAIKVMEAIESVYSPSGVLVLMDLGSALLSAETALELLDPERVKNVQLCAAPLVEGTLAAVVAASSGASLDEVCAEAMGAMAAKAAQLGESVSPPARSDEMAKAAPDAQSVSWVVRNPNGLHVRPAAKLVEVLAPFAADLLLEKNGQCVNPRSLNQLAILQVRKGDTIRLLASGEQAGEALDAFMQLAHQHFGESVTTASDSGFTGIMVPRRTITAPILQWLPAIPVFLPRTINAENIANEQLRLHQALAHTLADLQQLARQAEQQIGAQAADIFTAHAMLIDDEELYRSMDKRIEQQQICAESALQDELMAMVADYQALNDDYLRVRELDIRDILNRSLGHLTGLPPVAISVDSEILLLAEELFPSQMIGLNHQQVKGICLSHGHILSHSAILATELDIPMLVGATGCLEASRNGQTALLDTATGALKLQ; encoded by the coding sequence ATGGTCAATCTCGTTGTAGTTTCTCATAGCGCGCTGCTGGCTCAGGGTGTGGCCGAACTGGCACAGCAAATGACACAAGGTGGTTGCCAGCTCGCGGTGGCCGCCGGTGTAGACGACCTGGATCATCCTATCGGCACGGATGCTATTAAAGTGATGGAAGCCATTGAATCGGTTTATTCTCCATCAGGTGTATTGGTGCTGATGGATTTAGGCAGCGCATTACTCAGTGCTGAAACCGCACTGGAGTTATTAGACCCCGAGAGGGTGAAAAACGTGCAGCTTTGCGCCGCTCCACTGGTCGAGGGGACTCTGGCTGCGGTGGTTGCGGCCTCATCCGGGGCATCCTTGGACGAGGTGTGTGCTGAAGCAATGGGGGCGATGGCGGCTAAAGCGGCACAGTTAGGTGAAAGTGTCAGCCCGCCCGCCAGGAGTGATGAAATGGCCAAGGCGGCCCCTGATGCACAGAGTGTGAGTTGGGTGGTGCGTAATCCTAATGGATTACATGTCCGCCCTGCGGCTAAATTAGTCGAAGTATTAGCGCCGTTTGCCGCAGATTTACTGCTGGAAAAAAATGGTCAATGTGTTAATCCCCGTAGCCTGAATCAGCTCGCCATTTTGCAAGTACGTAAAGGCGATACCATTCGTTTACTGGCCAGCGGCGAGCAAGCAGGCGAGGCACTGGATGCTTTTATGCAACTGGCCCATCAGCACTTTGGCGAATCTGTCACCACTGCCAGTGATAGTGGATTCACCGGCATAATGGTTCCTCGCCGGACGATTACCGCGCCCATACTTCAATGGTTACCCGCCATTCCGGTCTTTTTACCGCGCACCATTAATGCTGAGAATATTGCTAACGAACAATTGCGTTTACATCAGGCTTTAGCGCACACCCTGGCTGACCTCCAGCAGCTGGCACGGCAGGCGGAACAGCAGATTGGTGCTCAGGCGGCCGATATTTTTACTGCACATGCCATGCTAATTGATGATGAAGAGCTTTACAGATCAATGGATAAACGGATAGAACAGCAACAGATTTGTGCGGAATCGGCATTACAGGATGAGTTAATGGCCATGGTGGCGGACTATCAGGCACTGAATGATGACTATCTGCGTGTTCGTGAGCTGGACATTCGAGATATTCTTAATCGCAGTTTAGGTCATTTGACGGGATTGCCGCCAGTGGCGATTTCAGTCGACAGCGAGATTTTATTATTGGCTGAGGAGTTATTCCCATCGCAAATGATTGGTCTGAATCACCAGCAAGTAAAAGGTATCTGTTTAAGTCACGGGCATATTCTTTCTCACAGTGCAATTCTGGCCACAGAATTGGATATTCCGATGTTAGTGGGGGCGACAGGTTGCCTTGAGGCCAGTCGTAATGGTCAAACAGCGTTATTGGATACCGCAACTGGAGCACTCAAACTCCAGTAA